Proteins co-encoded in one Bremerella sp. TYQ1 genomic window:
- the greA gene encoding transcription elongation factor GreA: MADRMPMSRKGYDKLKAELQHLEDVEMPAITEKVANARAEGDLKENAEYHGSRETQGMIQAKINLIKSKLGKAFIVDPSSIDTSKVGFFATVTVRDVDLDEEEVYSLVGAGEEDFMNNKILVDSPMAQQLIGKKVGDVVEIEAPKGSYELEVLKIEYNLND, translated from the coding sequence ATGGCCGATCGAATGCCCATGTCCCGCAAAGGGTACGACAAATTAAAGGCCGAGTTGCAGCATCTTGAAGATGTCGAAATGCCTGCCATCACAGAAAAGGTGGCCAACGCTCGTGCCGAAGGGGACCTGAAGGAGAACGCTGAGTATCACGGTTCACGTGAAACTCAGGGGATGATTCAAGCGAAGATCAACCTTATCAAGTCGAAGCTCGGCAAAGCGTTCATCGTTGATCCTTCGTCCATCGACACCTCTAAAGTCGGTTTCTTCGCCACCGTTACAGTGCGTGACGTCGACTTGGACGAGGAAGAAGTCTACTCACTTGTCGGTGCTGGCGAAGAAGACTTCATGAACAACAAGATTCTCGTCGACAGCCCGATGGCCCAGCAGCTGATCGGTAAGAAGGTCGGCGATGTGGTCGAGATCGAAGCGCCTAAGGGTTCGTACGAGCTGGAAGTCTTGAAGATCGAATACAATCTGAACGACTAG
- a CDS encoding zinc ribbon domain-containing protein, with translation MSDRPYSEVLQELHRIHRQLSDLRSRLARCPIRVSAARNRVTAAEQVVAEVKESIQSTKMTADRKQLQLRESENKIEAIEAKLNAAKTNDEFQIFKEQIAAAQMANSVMSDEILEALEKVDQLELKHAESVKAVETAQADQAKIEAEVEQQRGELETEIARVLELLEGVEKDIPPDVRADYKRVVKVKGEDALASVVNNYCTQCNVQLRIQTISDLKLGKPVFCSSCGAFLYFPELG, from the coding sequence ATGTCTGACCGACCGTACAGCGAAGTTCTGCAGGAACTTCACCGAATCCATCGCCAGCTGAGCGACCTCCGGAGTCGTCTGGCTCGATGTCCGATTCGAGTTAGCGCTGCTCGAAATCGGGTTACGGCTGCCGAGCAGGTTGTCGCCGAGGTCAAAGAGTCGATCCAAAGCACTAAAATGACGGCTGACCGCAAGCAACTTCAATTGCGGGAAAGCGAGAATAAGATCGAGGCGATCGAAGCGAAGCTGAATGCTGCTAAGACAAACGACGAATTTCAGATTTTCAAGGAGCAGATCGCTGCGGCGCAGATGGCCAATAGTGTCATGTCCGACGAGATTCTCGAGGCATTAGAAAAAGTCGATCAGCTGGAACTCAAGCATGCTGAGTCGGTCAAAGCTGTCGAAACGGCTCAAGCCGACCAAGCCAAAATTGAAGCGGAAGTCGAGCAACAGCGTGGGGAACTGGAAACCGAGATCGCACGTGTCTTGGAATTGCTGGAAGGGGTCGAAAAAGATATTCCTCCTGATGTCCGTGCTGACTACAAACGCGTCGTTAAAGTCAAAGGAGAAGATGCGTTGGCTTCGGTGGTCAACAACTATTGCACCCAGTGCAATGTGCAGCTGCGAATTCAGACAATTAGCGATCTAAAGCTCGGTAAACCGGTGTTTTGTTCGTCGTGCGGAGCGTTTCTTTACTTTCCTGAATTGGGTTAA